Proteins from a genomic interval of Rubinisphaera italica:
- a CDS encoding CTP synthase codes for MTKHIFVTGGVVSSLGKGLTSASLGLLLERRGLNVRMQKLDPYLNVDPGTMSPYQHGEVYVLNDGSETDLDLGHYERFTNSPLSRKSNFTTGQIYRSVIDKERRGEYLGATVQVIPHVTDEIKEAIYSLDGPDIDIVITELGGTVGDIEGLPYLEAIRQVPLEVGRDNCLFIHLTLVPYLKAARELKTKPTQYSVGQLRQIGIQPDILVIRTERPLGRDNAEKIALFCNVEKQAVIEEIDKTLSIYEVPLGLAENKIDKLISDKLHIQPGPLEMDDWKNLMHTIRNPEHEVTIAVAGKYIEHRDAYKSIYESLDHAGFATKTRIIIKRVSADELEEEDPELLLRGVDGILIPGGFGMRGVEGKIRAVKYAREKQIPYFGICLGMQCAVIEYSRNVLGLSDANSTEFEGQTGNPVICLLEEQKKITYKGGTMRLGAQPCRLVEESLSRQLYGQEDVQERHRHRYEFNPEYRERLEEAGMRVAGTSPEGTLVEIVEVENHPWFVAVQFHPEFQSKPLSPHPLFLGFVNAALTRHQNQVSVPV; via the coding sequence ATGACCAAACATATTTTTGTCACCGGAGGAGTCGTCAGTTCTCTCGGTAAAGGACTGACCTCGGCTTCGCTGGGCCTGTTGCTGGAACGCCGCGGGCTAAATGTTCGCATGCAAAAGCTCGATCCGTATTTGAATGTCGACCCCGGCACGATGAGCCCGTATCAGCATGGCGAAGTTTATGTGCTCAATGATGGTTCCGAAACAGATCTCGACCTGGGACATTACGAACGCTTCACGAACAGTCCACTCTCGCGAAAGTCGAATTTCACAACTGGGCAGATTTATCGATCGGTCATCGATAAGGAACGTCGGGGAGAATATCTCGGCGCGACTGTTCAAGTCATTCCCCATGTGACTGATGAAATCAAGGAAGCGATTTATTCACTGGATGGTCCCGATATCGATATCGTGATTACAGAACTCGGCGGAACCGTTGGTGACATTGAAGGTTTGCCGTATCTGGAAGCGATTCGCCAAGTGCCGTTGGAAGTGGGACGCGACAATTGTCTGTTTATTCATTTGACACTTGTCCCATATTTGAAGGCTGCTCGTGAACTGAAAACGAAACCGACTCAGTATAGTGTCGGTCAGTTGCGTCAAATCGGGATTCAGCCTGATATTCTGGTCATCCGCACGGAACGACCACTCGGCCGTGACAATGCGGAAAAGATTGCACTGTTTTGTAATGTGGAAAAGCAAGCCGTTATTGAAGAAATCGATAAGACACTCTCGATTTATGAAGTGCCTCTCGGCCTGGCAGAAAACAAAATCGATAAACTGATCAGCGATAAACTGCATATTCAACCAGGTCCTCTCGAAATGGATGACTGGAAGAATCTGATGCATACGATTCGCAACCCGGAACACGAAGTGACGATTGCAGTGGCTGGCAAATACATTGAACACCGTGATGCTTACAAATCGATCTATGAATCGCTCGATCATGCGGGCTTTGCCACAAAAACTCGCATTATTATTAAACGAGTTTCCGCCGATGAACTCGAAGAAGAGGATCCCGAACTGCTGCTGCGGGGAGTCGACGGCATTCTGATTCCCGGCGGCTTCGGGATGCGAGGAGTCGAGGGAAAAATTCGAGCGGTGAAATATGCCCGTGAGAAGCAGATTCCTTATTTCGGAATCTGCTTGGGAATGCAGTGTGCGGTTATCGAATATTCCCGAAATGTGCTCGGTTTGAGTGATGCGAACAGTACCGAGTTTGAAGGCCAAACCGGGAATCCAGTGATTTGTCTGCTCGAAGAACAGAAAAAAATCACCTATAAAGGTGGGACGATGCGGTTAGGGGCCCAGCCTTGTCGGCTGGTTGAAGAGAGTCTTTCACGTCAATTATACGGCCAGGAAGACGTTCAGGAGCGACATCGGCATCGTTACGAATTCAATCCTGAGTATCGTGAACGACTCGAAGAAGCGGGGATGCGAGTTGCCGGAACATCTCCTGAAGGGACTCTGGTCGAAATTGTCGAAGTCGAAAATCATCCTTGGTTTGTCGCGGTTCAGTTCCATCCAGAATTTCAGTCAAAACCATTGTCACCACATCCGTTATTCCTGGGCTTTGTGAATGCGGCATTAACCCGGCATCAGAATCAGGTAAGTGTGCCTGTTTAA
- a CDS encoding DEAD/DEAH box helicase, with product MDRDELATRYLDELPYEPYPVQEEALLTWFTADEGVLVCAPTGTGKTLIAEAALFEALHTNKVAYYTTPLIALTEQKFQELQDAAVRWGFSADDVGLVTGNRKVNPDARILVVVAEILLNRLLDSEHQYFDETFAVVMDEFHSFNDPERGAVWELTLGLLPKHIRLMLLSATVGNAIEFLGWLRTQHKRNLRLVQSEDRRIPLNFRWVPDQLLDEQLEIMAAGDDESNYVPALVFCFNRSQCWTIAEQLKGKRLVTKERQKELAGRLEQYDWSQGAGPKLKPILLRGVGVHHAGILPKYRRIVEELFQEKLLSVCMCTETLAAGINLPARSVLLTSLIKGPPGKMKLIDASGAHQMFGRAGRPQYDHEGFVFALPDEDDVKILRWKERYDQIPEDCKDPMLIKAKKRMKKKMPTRNSKRQYWNEDQFEKLRQAPPANLSSKGHLPWRMLAWLIKSSDDVMRLRQFVSRRMLAGKEREQAEKHLFQMLKTMWAGGFVKLDPEPPVPKSVNQSADDKEEDKPEEDTTESIGSFGKLLQAAITDEPSKKPKPKSKSTSVDVPREIEWIPKKVTPTDKLDDFLRFRSINPVFGSYLVKIMGKADEFEQIQLLESVLEVPGSVARDVRLPLDFLVSGELAKSFVDFELIERGILPSHRIWPELPGDPYDIFYEDYPPPIADKVRMLFQSEFPGVHGLRTTPVWIVGDLLKFDGNFQNYVTSRDLTKQEGIVFRHLLRFCLLVQEFLDVCPEGIEPEVWQSRLTLWLETVTKACREVDPVTTDKMLEVGD from the coding sequence TTGGATCGGGACGAACTGGCGACACGGTATCTGGACGAACTTCCTTACGAACCTTATCCGGTTCAGGAGGAAGCGTTACTCACGTGGTTTACTGCTGACGAAGGAGTGCTCGTTTGTGCTCCGACCGGCACCGGAAAAACCCTGATTGCCGAAGCCGCATTGTTTGAAGCGTTGCATACCAATAAAGTCGCCTATTACACAACTCCGCTGATTGCCCTTACCGAACAGAAGTTTCAGGAGTTGCAGGATGCAGCGGTCCGCTGGGGATTTTCGGCTGATGATGTCGGACTAGTGACCGGCAATCGCAAAGTGAATCCGGATGCTAGAATTCTGGTTGTCGTGGCCGAAATTCTACTCAATCGATTGCTCGATTCCGAACATCAATATTTCGATGAGACATTCGCTGTCGTGATGGACGAGTTTCACAGTTTTAACGATCCGGAACGGGGAGCTGTCTGGGAGTTGACTCTGGGGTTGTTGCCGAAACATATCCGGCTGATGCTGCTTTCTGCGACGGTGGGAAATGCGATTGAGTTTCTGGGTTGGCTGCGGACTCAGCACAAGCGGAATCTGCGGCTGGTGCAATCGGAAGATCGACGAATTCCGCTGAACTTTCGCTGGGTGCCGGATCAACTGCTCGATGAGCAACTCGAAATCATGGCGGCTGGTGATGATGAATCCAATTATGTTCCTGCTCTTGTCTTCTGCTTCAATCGCTCGCAGTGCTGGACGATTGCCGAGCAACTCAAAGGGAAGCGGCTCGTCACGAAAGAGCGTCAGAAAGAACTGGCCGGTCGACTGGAACAATACGACTGGTCTCAAGGAGCCGGTCCGAAATTAAAACCGATTCTGCTGCGAGGCGTCGGTGTGCATCATGCGGGAATTCTGCCGAAGTATCGGCGGATCGTCGAAGAACTGTTTCAGGAAAAACTTCTTTCCGTCTGCATGTGTACGGAAACTCTGGCTGCCGGGATTAATCTGCCCGCTCGATCAGTTCTGTTGACATCGTTAATCAAAGGCCCGCCGGGCAAAATGAAGTTGATCGATGCCAGTGGTGCTCATCAAATGTTTGGCCGGGCAGGGCGGCCGCAGTACGATCACGAAGGATTTGTGTTTGCATTGCCTGATGAAGACGATGTCAAAATCCTCCGCTGGAAAGAGCGTTACGATCAAATCCCCGAAGACTGCAAAGATCCGATGCTGATTAAAGCCAAGAAGCGGATGAAAAAGAAGATGCCGACGCGGAACAGCAAGCGGCAATACTGGAATGAGGATCAATTCGAAAAACTGCGTCAGGCTCCCCCCGCTAACCTTTCGAGCAAAGGGCACCTCCCCTGGAGAATGCTGGCGTGGTTGATCAAATCCTCTGACGATGTGATGCGTTTACGGCAGTTTGTTTCGCGACGGATGCTGGCTGGTAAAGAACGCGAACAGGCCGAGAAACATTTGTTTCAGATGCTGAAAACGATGTGGGCAGGCGGTTTCGTCAAACTCGATCCAGAACCTCCCGTGCCGAAGTCGGTCAATCAATCCGCAGACGACAAGGAAGAAGACAAACCGGAAGAGGATACGACAGAATCGATTGGCTCATTTGGAAAACTGCTACAGGCTGCCATTACCGATGAACCCTCAAAAAAGCCGAAGCCGAAATCGAAGTCCACTTCAGTAGATGTGCCTCGCGAAATTGAATGGATCCCAAAGAAAGTCACACCGACTGATAAGCTCGATGACTTCTTAAGGTTCCGCAGTATCAATCCGGTCTTCGGTTCCTATCTCGTGAAGATCATGGGTAAAGCGGATGAATTCGAACAGATTCAGCTTCTCGAAAGTGTGTTGGAAGTTCCCGGTTCGGTCGCCCGCGATGTGCGTCTGCCACTCGATTTTCTGGTCTCTGGAGAACTGGCGAAATCCTTTGTCGATTTTGAATTGATTGAACGGGGTATCCTTCCGAGTCATCGTATCTGGCCAGAACTCCCCGGCGATCCTTACGATATTTTCTATGAGGATTATCCTCCGCCGATTGCCGATAAAGTTCGGATGTTGTTTCAATCGGAATTTCCGGGAGTCCACGGATTGCGAACAACTCCTGTCTGGATCGTCGGCGACTTACTCAAGTTTGACGGCAATTTTCAGAATTATGTAACAAGTCGAGACTTGACGAAGCAGGAAGGGATTGTGTTTCGACATCTGCTGCGGTTTTGTCTGCTCGTTCAGGAATTTCTGGATGTCTGTCCCGAAGGAATTGAGCCTGAAGTTTGGCAAAGTCGTCTAACGCTCTGGCTGGAAACGGTGACTAAAGCATGCCGGGAAGTCGATCCCGTGACGACCGACAAGATGCTGGAAGTGGGGGATTGA